Proteins co-encoded in one Paraburkholderia terrae genomic window:
- a CDS encoding AMP-binding protein has protein sequence MATQAAGVGAVIEPKDGLSYVRGSTDVPLSESTVGQFLVDTARRFPERPAVVFREQEIRWNWREFRQEVDVLASGLLELGIQKGDRVGIWSPNRVEWLMTQFATARIGAVLVNINPAYRLAELEYALNKVGCKAIISAEKFKSSMYLQMLQELAPELASATPGELRAARLPDLRIVIRMCDTETPGMLTFSDVIERGRTAFDPASLDAIGATLNANDPINIQFTSGTTGNPKGATLTHRNVVNNARYIAMAMRLTEQDSLCIPVPLYHCFGMVLAVLACVSVGAAMVFPGEAFDPGATLKAVAEEKCTALHGVPTMFIAELDHPDFATFDLTRLRTGIMAGSPCPIETMKRVVSQMHLAEITIAYGMTETSPVSFQSSTTDPLDKRTTTVGRIQPHLEVKVVDPLGNIVPVGETGELCTRGYSVMNGYWGDEAKTRESVVDGWMHTGDLATIDAEGYCNIVGRLKDMLIRGGENIYPREIEEFLFRHPKIQSAQVFGVPDSKYGEEVCAWIVVRAGESLTAEDVQEFCRGQIAHYKIPKYIRFVDELPMTVTGKVQKFVMRERMIDELRLKEDKTA, from the coding sequence ATGGCAACGCAAGCGGCAGGAGTGGGCGCAGTCATCGAACCGAAAGACGGGCTGTCATACGTGCGCGGTTCGACTGACGTACCACTCAGCGAGTCGACGGTCGGACAGTTTCTTGTCGATACGGCACGGCGCTTCCCCGAGCGGCCGGCTGTGGTGTTCCGTGAGCAGGAGATTCGCTGGAATTGGCGGGAGTTTCGGCAAGAAGTCGACGTTTTGGCGTCGGGATTGCTGGAACTTGGCATCCAGAAGGGAGACCGCGTCGGCATCTGGTCGCCGAACCGCGTCGAGTGGCTGATGACGCAATTTGCGACGGCGCGTATCGGCGCTGTGCTCGTCAATATCAACCCCGCTTACCGCCTGGCCGAGCTTGAGTACGCGCTGAACAAGGTTGGTTGCAAGGCGATTATCTCTGCCGAGAAATTCAAGTCGTCGATGTATCTGCAGATGCTGCAGGAGCTGGCGCCCGAACTGGCGTCGGCGACGCCCGGAGAGCTGCGCGCCGCGCGGCTACCCGATCTGCGCATCGTGATCCGGATGTGCGACACCGAAACGCCCGGCATGCTGACGTTTTCGGACGTCATCGAACGGGGGCGCACCGCATTCGATCCCGCAAGCCTCGACGCAATCGGCGCAACGCTCAACGCGAACGACCCGATCAACATCCAGTTCACGAGCGGCACGACGGGCAATCCGAAAGGCGCGACGCTGACGCACCGGAACGTCGTGAATAACGCACGCTACATCGCGATGGCGATGCGGCTCACGGAGCAGGATTCCCTGTGCATCCCGGTACCGCTGTATCACTGCTTCGGGATGGTGCTCGCTGTGCTGGCGTGCGTTTCGGTGGGGGCTGCGATGGTGTTCCCCGGCGAGGCGTTCGACCCCGGTGCGACGCTGAAAGCGGTCGCCGAGGAGAAATGTACGGCGCTGCATGGCGTGCCGACCATGTTCATTGCCGAGCTGGACCATCCCGACTTCGCGACTTTCGATCTCACGCGTCTCCGCACGGGCATCATGGCGGGCTCGCCGTGCCCGATCGAAACGATGAAACGCGTCGTGTCGCAGATGCACCTTGCCGAAATCACGATTGCCTACGGTATGACTGAGACAAGTCCGGTGTCGTTCCAGAGCTCGACGACCGATCCCCTGGACAAACGGACGACCACGGTCGGCCGGATTCAGCCGCATCTGGAGGTCAAGGTAGTCGATCCGCTGGGCAATATCGTGCCCGTGGGCGAAACGGGCGAGCTGTGTACGCGCGGCTATTCGGTAATGAACGGTTATTGGGGCGACGAAGCGAAGACACGCGAAAGCGTTGTCGACGGCTGGATGCACACCGGCGACCTGGCGACGATCGACGCCGAGGGCTATTGCAACATCGTCGGCCGTCTGAAGGACATGCTGATTCGCGGCGGCGAGAACATCTACCCGCGCGAAATCGAGGAGTTTCTGTTCCGCCACCCCAAGATTCAGAGCGCGCAGGTGTTCGGCGTGCCGGATTCGAAGTATGGCGAGGAAGTGTGCGCGTGGATCGTCGTGCGCGCAGGCGAGAGTCTCACGGCCGAAGACGTGCAGGAGTTCTGCCGCGGCCAGATCGCGCACTACAAGATTCCGAAGTACATCCGCTTTGTCGACGAGCTTCCGATGACGGTGACCGGCAAGGTTCAGAAGTTCGTGATGCGTGAACGGATGATCGACGAGCTTCGTTTGAAAGAAGACAAGACCGCCTGA
- a CDS encoding F0F1 ATP synthase subunit epsilon — protein sequence MATIKVDVVSAEEQIFSGQAKFVALPGEAGELGILPGHTPLITRIRPGAVRIESENGEEEFVFVAGGILEVQPGAVTVLADTAIRGKDLDEAKAEQARKRAEEALQNTGSNLEYATAQAELAYATAQLAAIQRLRKLRGQQ from the coding sequence ATGGCAACCATCAAGGTAGACGTCGTCAGCGCGGAAGAGCAGATCTTCTCGGGCCAGGCGAAGTTCGTTGCGCTGCCGGGCGAAGCGGGCGAGCTCGGCATTCTGCCGGGCCACACGCCGCTCATCACGCGGATTCGTCCGGGTGCCGTGCGCATCGAATCTGAAAACGGCGAAGAGGAGTTCGTGTTCGTCGCTGGCGGCATTCTCGAAGTTCAGCCGGGCGCGGTAACGGTTCTGGCCGACACGGCGATCCGCGGCAAGGATCTCGACGAAGCGAAGGCCGAGCAGGCTCGCAAGCGCGCAGAAGAAGCGCTGCAGAACACCGGCTCGAACCTCGAATACGCGACTGCGCAAGCGGAACTCGCGTATGCGACGGCTCAGCTGGCGGCGATCCAGCGTCTGCGTAAACTGCGCGGACAACAATAA
- the atpD gene encoding F0F1 ATP synthase subunit beta has translation MSTTALVEGKIVQCIGAVIDVEFPRENMPKVYDALILEGSDLTLEVQQQLGDGIVRTICLGSSDGLRRGVVVKNTAKPISVPVGKATLGRIMDVLGRPIDEAGPISSETTRSIHQKAPKFDELSPSTELLETGIKVIDLICPFAKGGKVGLFGGAGVGKTVNMMELINNIAKEHGGYSVFAGVGERTREGNDFYHEMKDSNVLDKVALVYGQMNEPPGNRLRVALTGLTMAEHFRDEGLDVLFFVDNIYRFTLAGTEVSALLGRMPSAVGYQPTLAEEMGKLQERITSTKTGSITSVQAVYVPADDLTDPSPATTFGHLDATVVLSRDIASLGIYPAVDPLDSTSRQIDPHVIGEEHYNITRGVQQTLQRYKELRDIIAILGMDELSPEDKLSVARARKIQRFLSQPFHVAEVFTGSPGKYVPLKETIRGFKMIVEGECDHLPEQAFYMVGTIDEAFEKAKKIQ, from the coding sequence ATGAGTACTACTGCTTTGGTAGAAGGCAAGATCGTACAGTGCATCGGCGCGGTGATCGACGTGGAATTCCCGCGTGAGAACATGCCGAAGGTTTACGACGCGCTCATTCTCGAAGGTTCGGACCTGACGCTCGAAGTCCAGCAGCAGCTGGGCGACGGCATTGTCCGTACCATCTGTCTGGGTTCGTCGGACGGTCTGCGCCGTGGCGTCGTGGTGAAGAACACCGCGAAGCCGATCAGCGTGCCCGTAGGCAAGGCGACCCTCGGCCGCATCATGGACGTGCTGGGCCGTCCGATCGACGAAGCCGGCCCGATCTCGAGCGAAACGACGCGTTCGATCCACCAGAAGGCGCCGAAGTTCGACGAACTGTCGCCGTCGACGGAACTGCTCGAAACGGGTATCAAGGTTATCGACCTGATCTGCCCGTTCGCAAAGGGCGGTAAGGTCGGTCTGTTCGGTGGTGCTGGCGTGGGCAAGACCGTCAACATGATGGAGCTCATCAACAACATCGCGAAGGAGCACGGCGGTTACTCCGTGTTCGCGGGCGTGGGCGAGCGTACCCGTGAAGGGAACGACTTCTATCACGAAATGAAGGACTCGAACGTTCTGGACAAGGTCGCGCTGGTGTACGGCCAGATGAACGAGCCGCCGGGCAACCGTCTGCGCGTCGCGCTGACGGGCCTGACGATGGCCGAGCACTTCCGTGACGAAGGCCTCGACGTTCTGTTCTTCGTCGACAACATCTACCGTTTCACGCTGGCCGGTACGGAAGTGTCGGCACTGCTGGGCCGTATGCCTTCCGCAGTGGGCTATCAGCCTACTTTGGCTGAAGAAATGGGCAAGCTGCAAGAGCGTATTACGTCGACGAAGACGGGCTCGATTACGTCGGTTCAGGCCGTGTACGTCCCTGCGGATGACTTGACCGACCCGTCGCCGGCTACGACCTTCGGCCACCTGGACGCAACCGTCGTTCTGTCGCGTGACATCGCTTCGCTGGGTATCTACCCGGCAGTGGACCCGCTCGATTCGACCTCGCGTCAGATCGACCCGCACGTGATCGGTGAAGAGCACTACAACATCACGCGTGGTGTTCAGCAAACGCTGCAGCGCTACAAGGAACTGCGCGACATTATCGCGATTCTGGGCATGGACGAACTGTCGCCGGAAGACAAGCTGTCGGTCGCGCGCGCTCGTAAGATCCAGCGTTTCCTGTCGCAGCCGTTCCACGTTGCTGAAGTGTTCACGGGCTCGCCGGGCAAGTACGTGCCGCTGAAGGAAACGATCCGTGGCTTCAAGATGATCGTTGAAGGCGAGTGCGATCACCTGCCGGAGCAGGCGTTCTACATGGTCGGCACGATCGACGAAGCCTTCGAAAAGGCCAAGAAGATCCAGTAA
- the atpG gene encoding F0F1 ATP synthase subunit gamma — protein sequence MAGMKEIRGKIKSVQNTRKITKAMEMVAASKMRRAQERMRAARPYADKVRDIAAHMSSATPEYRHPFMVTNEGAKSTGFILVTTDKGLCGGMNTNVLRASLQKFKELEGQGKTVEATAIGGKGLGFLNRLRAKVVSNVVQLGDTPHLEKLIGAVKVQLDMYSEGKVSAVYIAYTRFVNTMKQEPVIEQLLPLSAEQFERKDEKDGPTPKTSWDYIYEPDAQTVVDELLVRYVEALVYQAVAENMASEQSARMVAMKAASDNAKTVINELQLVYNKSRQAAITKELSEIVGGAAAV from the coding sequence ATGGCTGGAATGAAGGAAATTCGCGGCAAGATCAAGAGCGTGCAAAACACGCGCAAGATCACGAAAGCGATGGAGATGGTGGCCGCATCGAAGATGCGCCGCGCTCAGGAGCGCATGCGCGCTGCTCGCCCGTACGCCGACAAGGTCCGCGATATCGCTGCGCACATGAGCAGTGCTACTCCGGAATACCGTCACCCGTTCATGGTCACGAACGAAGGGGCGAAGTCGACAGGCTTCATCCTTGTCACGACTGACAAGGGTCTGTGCGGCGGTATGAACACGAACGTGCTGCGCGCTTCGCTCCAGAAGTTCAAGGAGCTGGAAGGTCAGGGCAAGACGGTCGAAGCGACGGCAATCGGCGGCAAGGGTCTGGGTTTCCTGAACCGTCTGCGCGCGAAGGTCGTGTCGAACGTCGTGCAACTGGGCGACACGCCGCACCTCGAGAAGCTGATCGGCGCTGTGAAGGTTCAGCTCGACATGTACTCGGAAGGCAAGGTTTCGGCCGTGTACATCGCGTACACCCGCTTCGTCAACACGATGAAGCAGGAGCCGGTGATCGAGCAGTTGCTGCCGCTGTCGGCGGAACAGTTCGAGCGCAAGGACGAAAAGGATGGTCCGACGCCGAAAACGTCGTGGGACTACATCTACGAGCCGGACGCGCAAACCGTCGTCGACGAACTGCTGGTGCGTTATGTCGAAGCGTTGGTCTATCAGGCCGTCGCGGAAAACATGGCATCGGAACAGTCGGCACGGATGGTCGCAATGAAGGCCGCTTCGGACAATGCGAAGACGGTCATCAACGAACTGCAGCTCGTGTACAACAAGAGCCGTCAGGCAGCGATCACGAAGGAACTGTCGGAAATCGTCGGTGGCGCCGCGGCAGTCTGA
- the atpA gene encoding F0F1 ATP synthase subunit alpha: MQLNPSEISELIKSRIQGLEASADVRNQGTVISVTDGIVRIHGLSEVMQGEMLEFPGNVYGLALNLERDSVGAVILGEYESISEGDIVKTTGRILEVPVGPELIGRVVDALGNPIDGKGPINAKKTDAIEKIAPGVIWRKSVSQPVQTGLKSIDSMVPIGRGQRELIIGDRQCGKTAVAVDTIINQKGKDLFCIYVAIGQKASSIVNVVRKLEETGAMEYTIVVAASASESAAMQYLAPYAGCTMGEYFRDRGQDALIVYDDLTKQAWAYRQISLLLRRPPGREAYPGDVFYLHSRLLERAARVSEEYVEKFTNGEVKGKSGSLTALPVIETQAGDVTAFVPTNVISITDGQIFLETDLFNAGIRPAINAGVSVSRVGGAAQTKVVKKLSGGIRTDLAQYRELAAFAQFASDLDEATRKQLERGRRVTELLKQPQYQPLQVWELSVSLFAANNGYLDDLEVSQVLPFEKGLRDFLKSKHADLIKRIEDNKDLSKDDEGALHAALKDFKKSGAY, translated from the coding sequence ATGCAACTCAATCCCTCTGAGATCAGCGAGCTGATCAAGAGCCGGATCCAGGGCCTTGAAGCGAGCGCAGACGTTCGCAACCAGGGCACCGTGATCTCCGTGACCGACGGTATCGTGCGTATCCACGGCCTGTCGGAAGTGATGCAGGGCGAAATGCTCGAATTCCCGGGCAACGTGTACGGCCTCGCGCTGAACCTCGAGCGTGACTCGGTCGGCGCGGTGATTCTGGGTGAATACGAAAGCATCTCGGAAGGCGACATCGTCAAGACGACGGGCCGCATTCTCGAAGTGCCGGTGGGCCCGGAACTGATCGGCCGCGTGGTCGACGCACTGGGTAACCCGATCGACGGCAAGGGCCCGATCAACGCGAAGAAAACCGACGCAATCGAAAAGATTGCTCCGGGCGTGATCTGGCGTAAGTCGGTGTCGCAACCGGTGCAAACCGGTCTGAAGTCGATCGACTCGATGGTGCCGATCGGCCGTGGCCAGCGCGAGCTGATCATCGGCGACCGCCAGTGCGGCAAGACGGCCGTCGCAGTCGACACGATCATCAACCAGAAGGGCAAAGACCTGTTCTGTATCTACGTTGCGATCGGCCAGAAGGCTTCGTCGATCGTGAACGTGGTTCGCAAGCTCGAAGAAACGGGCGCGATGGAATACACGATCGTCGTCGCCGCTTCGGCTTCGGAATCGGCAGCGATGCAGTACCTCGCACCGTACGCCGGCTGCACGATGGGCGAATACTTCCGCGACCGCGGCCAGGACGCACTGATCGTTTATGACGACTTGACCAAGCAGGCTTGGGCATACCGTCAGATCTCGCTGCTGCTGCGCCGTCCGCCGGGCCGTGAAGCTTACCCGGGCGACGTGTTCTATCTGCACTCGCGTCTGCTCGAGCGTGCTGCTCGCGTCTCGGAAGAGTACGTCGAGAAGTTCACGAACGGCGAAGTGAAGGGCAAGAGCGGCTCGCTGACGGCACTGCCCGTCATCGAAACGCAGGCAGGCGACGTGACCGCATTCGTTCCGACGAACGTGATCTCGATTACCGACGGCCAGATCTTCCTGGAAACCGACCTCTTCAACGCAGGTATCCGCCCGGCAATTAACGCCGGCGTGTCGGTGTCGCGCGTTGGTGGTGCGGCGCAGACGAAGGTCGTGAAGAAGCTGTCGGGCGGTATCCGTACCGACCTCGCACAGTACCGTGAACTGGCAGCGTTCGCGCAGTTCGCATCGGACCTCGACGAAGCCACCCGCAAGCAGCTGGAGCGCGGCCGCCGCGTGACGGAACTGCTGAAGCAGCCGCAGTATCAGCCGCTGCAAGTGTGGGAGCTGTCGGTGTCGCTGTTCGCAGCGAACAACGGCTACCTCGACGATCTGGAAGTGTCGCAAGTGCTGCCTTTCGAAAAGGGCCTGCGCGATTTCCTGAAGTCGAAGCACGCTGACCTGATCAAGCGCATCGAAGACAACAAAGACCTCTCGAAGGACGACGAGGGCGCGCTGCATGCCGCACTCAAGGACTTCAAGAAGTCGGGCGCTTATTGA
- a CDS encoding F0F1 ATP synthase subunit delta — MAELATIARPYAEALFGVAEAGDTAAWSTLVQELAQVARLPEVLSIASSPKVSRTQISELLLAAVKSPLKDNPQAKNLVQMLVDNHRLPLLPEIATQFEELKNAREGAADALIVSAFPLEGAQLNDLVASLERKFKRKLKPTVQVDSSLIGGVRVTVGDEVLDTSVRARLASMQTALTA; from the coding sequence ATGGCCGAACTTGCAACCATCGCCCGTCCGTACGCAGAAGCGCTGTTTGGCGTGGCCGAAGCAGGTGACACCGCCGCCTGGTCCACGCTCGTGCAGGAGCTGGCACAGGTTGCGCGTCTGCCCGAAGTGCTGTCGATTGCCTCGAGCCCGAAAGTCAGCCGTACCCAGATCAGCGAACTGCTGCTGGCCGCGGTGAAATCGCCGCTCAAGGACAACCCGCAGGCGAAGAATCTGGTTCAGATGCTGGTCGACAATCATCGTCTGCCGCTCTTGCCGGAAATCGCCACGCAGTTCGAAGAGTTGAAGAACGCCCGCGAAGGTGCGGCCGATGCGCTGATCGTCAGCGCATTCCCCCTCGAAGGTGCGCAGCTGAACGACCTCGTCGCAAGCCTCGAACGCAAATTCAAGCGCAAGCTGAAGCCGACGGTCCAGGTGGACTCGTCGTTGATCGGCGGCGTTCGCGTGACGGTTGGCGACGAAGTGCTCGATACCTCGGTCCGCGCGCGGCTCGCCAGCATGCAGACGGCTCTGACGGCCTGA
- a CDS encoding F0F1 ATP synthase subunit B, with the protein MNLNATLFAQMVVFLILAWFTMKFVWPPLINALDERSKKIADGLSAAEKGKLELEAAHKRVDQELAQARNDGQQRIADAEKRAVAVADEIKAQAQAEAARIIAQAKADADQQVVKARETLRGEVAALAVKGAEQILKREVDQAAHADLLNQLKAEL; encoded by the coding sequence GTGAATCTCAACGCAACCCTGTTTGCGCAAATGGTCGTGTTCCTGATCCTCGCGTGGTTCACGATGAAGTTCGTGTGGCCGCCGTTGATCAACGCCCTCGACGAGCGCTCGAAAAAGATCGCCGACGGCCTCTCGGCCGCTGAAAAGGGCAAGTTGGAACTCGAAGCCGCGCACAAGCGCGTCGACCAGGAACTCGCTCAGGCACGCAACGACGGCCAGCAACGTATTGCTGACGCCGAAAAGCGTGCAGTCGCGGTCGCCGACGAAATCAAGGCACAGGCGCAAGCCGAAGCTGCGCGCATCATCGCTCAGGCGAAAGCCGACGCTGATCAGCAGGTCGTGAAGGCGCGTGAAACGCTGCGTGGCGAAGTCGCCGCGCTGGCCGTGAAGGGTGCCGAACAGATCCTGAAGCGCGAAGTCGACCAGGCGGCTCACGCCGACCTGCTGAATCAACTCAAAGCCGAGCTCTGA
- the atpE gene encoding F0F1 ATP synthase subunit C, with protein sequence MQAFIANIQGLTAIGIGIIIGLGAIGACIGIGLMGGKYIEACARQPELMNPLQTKMFLLAGLIDAAFLIGVGVAMLFAFANPLLSKLAG encoded by the coding sequence ATGCAAGCTTTCATCGCCAACATCCAGGGTCTGACCGCCATCGGTATCGGCATCATCATCGGCCTGGGTGCTATCGGCGCCTGTATCGGTATCGGTCTGATGGGCGGCAAGTACATCGAAGCATGCGCTCGCCAGCCGGAACTGATGAACCCGCTGCAAACCAAGATGTTCCTGCTGGCTGGTCTGATCGATGCGGCGTTCCTGATTGGCGTTGGTGTGGCAATGCTGTTTGCGTTTGCGAACCCGCTGCTGTCGAAGCTGGCAGGCTGA
- the atpB gene encoding F0F1 ATP synthase subunit A, producing MAASEGTRALDPSEYIAHHLQNFSTAHQTSIFDIHVWNLDTLFWSIVCGLVTILILRLAARKATSGVPGRFQCAIEMLVEMVEDQSKSMIHGNRTFIAPLALTVFVWVALMNSLDFLPVDLPGRVIGWLGLSEVIPHHRIVPTADLNGTLGIALGVFALMIYYNFKIKGAGGFVHELLSAPFGAHPLLWIPNLALNIIEFVAKTVSLGMRLFGNMYAGELLFLLIALLGSIWSFGADTTVLGFIGHVIAGSVWAVFHILIVLLQAFIFMMLTLVYIGQAHDSH from the coding sequence ATGGCAGCTAGCGAAGGAACGCGCGCTCTGGATCCGTCCGAGTACATTGCGCACCACTTGCAGAATTTTTCCACCGCTCATCAGACGTCGATTTTCGACATCCACGTCTGGAATCTCGATACGCTTTTCTGGTCGATCGTATGCGGTCTTGTCACCATCCTCATCTTGCGTCTCGCTGCGCGTAAGGCGACGTCCGGCGTGCCGGGCCGTTTCCAGTGCGCAATCGAAATGCTGGTCGAGATGGTCGAGGATCAATCGAAGTCGATGATCCACGGCAACCGCACGTTCATCGCGCCGCTCGCGCTGACGGTATTCGTCTGGGTCGCGCTGATGAACTCGCTCGACTTTCTCCCCGTCGACCTGCCGGGCCGCGTGATCGGCTGGCTCGGTCTGTCGGAAGTCATCCCGCACCACCGCATCGTTCCGACTGCCGACCTGAACGGCACGCTCGGCATCGCGCTCGGCGTGTTCGCGCTGATGATTTACTACAACTTCAAGATCAAGGGCGCAGGCGGCTTCGTGCATGAGCTGCTGTCCGCTCCGTTCGGCGCGCATCCGCTGCTGTGGATCCCGAACCTTGCACTGAACATCATCGAGTTCGTCGCGAAGACGGTTTCCCTCGGCATGCGGCTGTTCGGCAACATGTACGCGGGCGAGCTGTTGTTCCTGCTGATTGCCCTGCTCGGCAGCATCTGGAGCTTCGGCGCGGACACGACGGTGCTTGGCTTCATCGGCCACGTGATCGCGGGCAGCGTGTGGGCGGTCTTCCACATCCTGATCGTTCTGCTGCAGGCGTTCATTTTCATGATGCTGACGCTGGTGTACATCGGCCAGGCACACGACTCCCACTAA
- a CDS encoding ATP synthase subunit I, which translates to MAVKASNQTPQQRHDEHRDGRSGPQATGGQRAVHDEAWDAEQQDNNIVPLTRAEAEKLFGPNVSRPSRVTPFKVVIAQMVLSLGATLLWWLFYTPPGAAALSAFLGGAICWVPSALFAARLKKLSGAQTAMSWMIGEALKMGTTIAMFIAIAFWYHDVRWIPLLVTYLIALKTYWIALAWR; encoded by the coding sequence ATGGCGGTCAAAGCGTCGAACCAAACGCCGCAACAACGGCACGACGAACACCGCGACGGGCGCAGTGGCCCGCAAGCGACTGGTGGTCAGCGCGCCGTGCATGACGAGGCATGGGATGCCGAGCAGCAAGATAACAATATCGTTCCGCTCACGCGGGCCGAGGCCGAAAAACTGTTCGGCCCGAACGTGAGTCGTCCATCGCGCGTTACGCCGTTCAAGGTCGTGATTGCGCAAATGGTTTTGTCCCTGGGTGCGACGCTGTTGTGGTGGCTGTTCTACACGCCGCCGGGCGCTGCTGCGCTGTCAGCCTTCCTGGGAGGAGCGATTTGCTGGGTGCCGAGCGCATTGTTCGCGGCACGTCTTAAGAAGTTGAGCGGCGCCCAGACAGCGATGAGCTGGATGATCGGTGAAGCGCTCAAGATGGGGACAACGATCGCGATGTTTATTGCCATCGCCTTCTGGTATCACGACGTACGGTGGATTCCGCTGCTCGTGACCTATCTCATCGCTCTCAAGACGTACTGGATCGCGCTCGCCTGGCGATGA